Proteins encoded within one genomic window of Mauremys mutica isolate MM-2020 ecotype Southern chromosome 11, ASM2049712v1, whole genome shotgun sequence:
- the NPW gene encoding neuropeptide W, translating into MNLRHASGGAWKPLGLLGLMLLVHPVGAWYKHVASPRYHTVGRASGLLMGIRRSPYLWRRDLGDEPGESPGSPPTSVNRAPRLLHSRRQDLRAAGPRTQASGVPAPRPARGELRGREPAALTRLGLRDLIARRTIAQHRAPPQTGASLLPQPARALPARRGPWSRAGTREKKKTKLLERARKQQQQRGSEEGIGDLSLSESEI; encoded by the exons TGAGGCACGCGTCCGGGGGCGCATGGAAACCCCTGGGCTTGCTGGGGCTGATGCTGCTGGTCCATCCGGTCGGAGCCTGGTACAAGCATGTGGCCAGCCCCCGGTACCACACGGTGGGCCGAGCTTCGGGGCTGCTGATGGGGATCCGGCGCTCCCCGTACCTGTGGCGCCGGGACTTGGGGGATGAGCCGGGAGAGAGCCCGGGCTCGCCCCCCACCTCTGTAAACAGGGCGCCCAGGTTGCTGCACAGCCGCAGGCAAGACCTCAGAGCCGCCGGGCCgcggacccaggcatccggggtgccagccccccgccccgcccgagGCGAGCTCCGAGGGAGAGAACCCGCGGCGCTCACACGCCTGGGCCTGCGGGACTTAATAGCCAGGCGAACAATCGCTCAGCACCGGGCCCCCCCGCAGACAGGTGCCAGCCTCCTCCCGCAGCCAGCCCGAGCGCTGCCCGCCCGGCGGGGTCCCTGGAGCCGAGCGGGGACCCGGGAGAAGAAGAAGACGAAGCTCCTGGAGAGGgcgaggaagcagcagcagcagcggggcagCGAGGAGGGGATCGGGGACTTAAG TCTTTCTGAATCTGAGATATAG